Part of the Mycolicibacterium thermoresistibile genome, CGTCGCTCCCAAGCCGGAGGGCTCGAACCCGTGCGGAAGAGGGTTCCGCACGAACGCATTGCTTCCGCCGACCCAGCCTGCACCTCCTGCAGCCTTACTGCCGTAGTAGGCGAGAAATGCGGCGGCCTGTTGCTCATTACCCTCCAACGGACCGATGCCCGTGCCATGCGCCGGCACCATGATCCGGTTCTTCACCTTCATCGGGCCGATGGTGATCGGCTCGAACAGGATGCCCATGTCGTCGGTTCCAGAAGCAGCGTTCCCCACACCCAGAGCATAAACCTCAGATGTTTAAACGGGAAGCGATTCGGTCGCATTGGTGTACGACGTAAACCGCATGATTTCTGCGCTTGTCAGCGGAGAAGGGGGTTGCGGCTAAAAGATCTGGTGTATTACTCCGATCGGTGGGCCGCTCGTGTCGAGCGTCAGGTGACGTGATGCTTTGCGATGAGCTCTGCACCAGTGCAGGGGGCCTGGGCGGGGTCTACCAAGGCAGGGTCCCACCGTCGACATTGATTGCCGTACCGGTGATTCCGGCGCCCTCGTCCGAGACCAGCAGTGCGCAGGTCGCGGCGACCTGCTCGACCGTGTTGAGCTGTTTGGTCATCGTGTCGGCGGCGTAGTTCTTCAGGTAGTCCTCGTATGAGACGCCCCGCCGCGCGGCGGATGCGCGACCGGCCTCCCGCATCAGGTCGGTCTCCACCGGCCCCGGGCATATGGCGTTACACGTGATCCCCAGTTCCCCGTAGTCGCGGGCCGTGGCCTTGGAGAATCCGTTGAGGGCGTGCTTGAACGTGATGTAGTGGCTCGATCCCGGCTTCTTCGCCTGCTTCGAGGCGATCGAGGAGATGTTCACGATTCTTCCCCATCGCTGATCCACCATGTGGGGGAGGCAGCGACGGGTGAACCAGAACACCTGATCGAGGATCCACGTTCCGGCCTTCTGCCACGCCTCGTCGGTCATCTCGTGGATCAGGGCGAAGCCGTCCGCGCCCCCTGCGTTGTTGACGAGGATGTCGACCCCGCCGTTCTGCTCGATCACGGCGTCGACGGTTTCCTCCACCGAGTCGCGTTCGAGGACATCGCAGGCGTAGAAGAACGCGCGGCCCTCGGCGTTCAGCCGCTGCAGCGCCTCGGCGCCCTTCTCCGGCGAGCGTGCCACCAGCGCCACCGTCGCACCGTGCGCGGCGAGGCGTTCGGCGATCCCGTAGCCGATTCCCCGGGTGCCGCCGGTGATCAGAGCGACCTTGCCGGTCAAGTCCATCGCCTTCTCCTTGATTCCAAACATCGGAGGTAACGTCTCCGTGCAGATGGTCCTCTTTCGCGCAGGTCAACCGTGCCCTTACCGGGCTCGTCTGCGCAAGAGGATCTTTCAATCCCTGGACATGTTAACGTCTGACGTATAACGTACGCGACGTGGATCACAGCTGATGCAGCCGTGTTACCGGGGCCACCAAACCACCTCAGGAAGTGACGGGGTATGTCCTACATCGTTGAGTTTTCCGAACCAGCAGCCGTCCAGCGCGCAGTTGCGGGCGGTAAAGGAGCGCATCTGGCGTCCCTGACCACCGCGGGATTCACCGTCCCGCCGGGTTTCGTCGTCACCGTCGACGCGTTCGATGCTGCCGTGACACGGAACATCGGTGCGGACGTGGAGAAGATCCTCGCCGGGACCGACTTCGCTGATGCGGATGCCGTCGAGGAGGCGGCCGCGAAGGTGCGCGCACTGGTCACCGACCTGGACGTGCCGGCCGACATCGCCTCCGCCATCACCGCCGCCTACAACAAGCTGGGTTCCGACGCGGCGGTGGCGGTCAGGTCCTCGGGCACCGCGGAGGACATGGCCGAGGCCTCGTTCGCCGGTCAGTACGACACCTATCTCGATGTCGTCGGGACCACGGCGGTCCTGGATGCGGTCAAGAGGTGCTGGGCCTCGCTCTACACCACACGCGCGGTCGCGTACCGCAGTGGCAAGGAACTCGACACCTCCACGGTGAAGCTCGCGGTGGTGGTGCAGGAGATGGTGGAGGCGGAGGTCTCCGGGGTCATGTTCACTGCCAACCCCTTCACCACCGCCACGGATGAACTCGTGATCAACGCCAGCTGGGGGCTGGGTGAGGGCATCGTCTCGGGGATCCTCACCCCCGACCAGTTCACGCTGGACAAGGCGGACCTTACGGTCCGTGACGTCACCATCGGCCCCAAAGAGGTTCGGGTGGTGCGGAATCCCGAAACCGGCCAGGGCACGGTGACCCTCGACAACGATGAGGCCAGCCGTGCTCGGCGCACCCTGGACGACGCTGCCCTCGTGCGGCTCGGCGACATCGGCCGGCGAATCGAGGAACACTTCGATTCCCTCCCGCAGGACGTCGAATGGGCATACGCCGACGACACCTTCTATGTCCTGCAGTCGCGCGCGGTCACCGGCGTCGATTTCACCTGGGATGACGACGTCGACGCCTGGCAGTGGAGCCGGCCGCATGCGGACACCATCTGGACCCGCGGATTCGCCGACGAATACTGGACCGGCGCGATCACCCCGCTGTTCTATTCGGTCCGCGGGGCAGAACAGACCAGTTCCTATCAACGCAGCGCCAAGCTCTGGGGGGCTGATCGGCTGGCCGCCTTGCCGCAGTTCAAGTACCACAAGGCCGAGGTCTACTTCAACGTCGAGAACCAGGAGGAGTTCCTCCGGTACACCTGCCCGCCGATGTTCCGTGCAGCGGCCAGTGGCTACCTTCCGCCGAGCCGTGCCGCGGCGGTGGCCGAGGACCCGTTCTCGTGGGCCGGGTACGCCAAGATCCACGCCCGCATCCTGGGGCTGGACATTACGCAGTCGTTCCACAAGTGGATCGCCTCTGTCGAGGACTACATGCAGAACCGCATCGAGGAAGCCGACGGTCTCGGTGATGAGGAACTGCGCAAGCTCACCGACCGGGCCTTGCAGAAGTACATCGACGACCGAATGGAGTTCGTCGAGGGCCTGTTGTACAACATGTGGTCCGGCTTCCAGATCCACGCATCGCTGGTGCTCAACGGTCTCGGCACACTGCTGGCCAAGTGGTACGACGGCGACAACCAGATGATCTTCGTGGACCTGATCACCGGCTTGCCCCAACGCACCATCACCCTGCAGGAGAACCTGGACCTGTGGGATCTGGCCGCTGAGATCCGCCGCAGCCCCGCCCTCAGGAAACTGTTCGAGCAGTCCGAACCGCACGAATTCTTCGACAAGCTCGCTGTCCATCCGGACGGTGCCGAGGCCCACCGCCGATACCAGCAACTTCTCAAGGATCACGGCCACCGTGGCCATGCCGACCGGGACTTCATCTTCCCGCGCCGGATCGAGGACCCGTCGATCGACTATCGCAGTCTGCAGGCGCTGCTCAGCGGTGATGGGATGCAACGGCCCGACGAGCAGGAACGTAAACAGGCCGCCAAGCGTGAGGCAGCGACCGCCGATGTGATCGCTCGGCTGGAGGCGAAACCGTTCGGCCGCTTGCGCGCCGACCTGTTCCGGATGCTCCTCGATTACGCGCATCGCTTCATGGTGCTCCGCGACGACGAACGTCACTACGTCGACCGTGCCACGATGTCAAAGAAACGAGCATTCCTCGAACTCGGACGACGGTTGTTGGCGCGCGACCTGATCGAGCGGCTTGACGACGTGTACTTCCTCACCAAGGACGAACTCTACGAACTGATGGCCGAACGCGCTCCACAGGCTTTGGTCCGCGCCAAGATCGCCGGGCGTCGAAAGCAATTCGAGGCCTTCGACCGTAAAGACGCGATCCCGCCGATGTATCTGCAACACGGCAGGGAGTGGATCGATCCCACCGAGATCAGCGGCGGGGACGTCGATCCGCGTGCACTGCAGGGGCTGCCCACCAGCCCGGGAACGGTCGAAGGACGGGCACGAGTGGTGCGGGAACTCGACGGGATCGGCTGTTTGGAGAAGGGCGACATCCTGATCACCAACAGCACCGACCCGGGGTGGACCCCGGTGTTCGCGATCATCGGGGGCTTGATCCTGGAGACCGGCGGGATGCTCGCGCACGGATCCTGTCTGTCACGCGAATACGGCCTCCCCGCTGTGACGGTTGCCAACGCGTGTTCGCACATCGCCGACGGTGCGCATATCCGCGTCGACGGACACACCGGCATGGTGTCGGTGCTGGACGACGAACTCGCTGCGGCACGATGACCGGTACTGCCACCGCGGTGCTCGCGCCGCCGGGAAACATCGGCGCAGCCACGCCGGAAGGGGACAACATCGCCGAGATGATGGCGCTCGCTCAGGCGCAGCTGCTGCAACAGGCCGCCGATCTCGTCCGGCCGGTCTGGGTTCCGTTTCTCAGCAAGACGATTCGCTCCGCCGGGGCCAACGCCGATACCACGTACGGTGTCGCCCTGCTCGAGCCGGGAGGCAGCTACCGGATCAGTGGGCGGCGAGGCACAGTGGTCTTCGCGGATCTGCTGGTCGGAGCCGGCCTGCTGGGGGTTGTCGAACGACAGCAACCCAACGTCGGGGTCGTGGATTTCACCGACCTCGACCTCGGCGATGACGACACTGTCGAACTGATTCTCAGTGCCGAGCGGCCGGCGGGATATGACGGACACTGGTTTCGGCTCGACCCGACCGCCGATCACGTGTGGCTACGTCAGTACTTCTATGACTGGGAAACCGAACGGCCGTGGTCGGTCACCATCGAACGCCTCGACGTGGCGCCGACCGACCCTCCGAAACCGGCCCTTCGCGACGTCGAGATCAACGGTTTCGTCGATCGCTACGTGAGCATGTGGCAGTCGCACGTGGCGGCGATGGCGGACCGCGGTTACGTGAATCGGCTGGAAACCGTCGGGCTACCCGACACCACCGGGATGGTGGCCCAGTCCTATTTTCAGGGGGTGTACGAGATCGCCGAGGACGAGGCGCTGCTGCTCGAAGTGCGGCCACCGCGCCGGTGTCGCTACTGGAGCGTGCAGTTGACCGATGACCGGTACATCTCACTGGACTGGATGTGGCGGCAGACCAGCCTCAACGGCCACCAGGCCCGGCTGGACCCGGACGGGGTGTTCCGCGCAGTCATCAGCCACCGGGATCCCGGCGTCCACAACTGGCTCGATGCGGCCGGCTGGACCCGCGGCACCATTCTCGGCCGGTGGAACCGCGCGGACGCGAACCCGGTCCCTTCGGTCAAGCTCGTCGACTTCGCCGATCTGCCCGGTTTCCTGCCCGCCGACGTACCCCGGATCACCAGCGATGAGCGGCGGGCGCAGTTGCGGGCCCGAGCCGCCGCCGCACAACGGATGGGCTGACCGATGGGGCGGCACTCGATGTTCCCGAGCGCGCCGAACTTCCGCGATCTCGGGGGACTGAGAACCGAAGACGGCCGGAAAGTCCGCCACGGTGTCCTCTACCGGTCCGAAGCGCCCTCGGTTTTCGACCCCGAGGATCTGAACCGGTTGGGCACGCTGGGAATCCGACTGGTGTGTGATCTCCGGAATCCGGCGGAGATCGCGGAGGACGATCCGGTGGTCGAGGGAACTCGGAGAATCACCATCCCGGTGCTCCCCGAGGTGCGCACCGGGGGGCCGGACCTCATCAGGGAACTGATCTCGGACCACACCGGAGGGCTGGCCCGCGCCAACATGATCAGGTCGTACTCGACCATGCCCGCGGTGTTCGAACCGTATTTCGCCGGTCTGATCACCGAGATCCTCGACGGCAACCTGCCCATGCTGGTGCACTGCACCGGCGGCAAGGACCGGTCCGGGTTCGTCGTTGCGCTGTTGCTGGCCGCGGTCGGAGTCGAGTTCGACGCGATCGTCGCTGACTATGAGTTGAGCCGGAAGGCAATGGATCGCAATGCGATCCGCAGATTGCTCGTTGGTCCCACCGGGCGCAGCGGGCTGGCTGAGAACACCGAGATCAGCGATGAGGTGCTCGACGCGATGACCGTTGACCGGGCCTACCTCAAGGCGGTGTTCGAGGCCGCCGCGGATCGTCACGGGTCCCTCGAGCAGTACA contains:
- a CDS encoding tyrosine-protein phosphatase, which gives rise to MGRHSMFPSAPNFRDLGGLRTEDGRKVRHGVLYRSEAPSVFDPEDLNRLGTLGIRLVCDLRNPAEIAEDDPVVEGTRRITIPVLPEVRTGGPDLIRELISDHTGGLARANMIRSYSTMPAVFEPYFAGLITEILDGNLPMLVHCTGGKDRSGFVVALLLAAVGVEFDAIVADYELSRKAMDRNAIRRLLVGPTGRSGLAENTEISDEVLDAMTVDRAYLKAVFEAAADRHGSLEQYIEVAGQLDADRRSRLRDALLE
- a CDS encoding SDR family NAD(P)-dependent oxidoreductase; amino-acid sequence: MDLTGKVALITGGTRGIGYGIAERLAAHGATVALVARSPEKGAEALQRLNAEGRAFFYACDVLERDSVEETVDAVIEQNGGVDILVNNAGGADGFALIHEMTDEAWQKAGTWILDQVFWFTRRCLPHMVDQRWGRIVNISSIASKQAKKPGSSHYITFKHALNGFSKATARDYGELGITCNAICPGPVETDLMREAGRASAARRGVSYEDYLKNYAADTMTKQLNTVEQVAATCALLVSDEGAGITGTAINVDGGTLPW
- a CDS encoding PEP/pyruvate-binding domain-containing protein; this translates as MSYIVEFSEPAAVQRAVAGGKGAHLASLTTAGFTVPPGFVVTVDAFDAAVTRNIGADVEKILAGTDFADADAVEEAAAKVRALVTDLDVPADIASAITAAYNKLGSDAAVAVRSSGTAEDMAEASFAGQYDTYLDVVGTTAVLDAVKRCWASLYTTRAVAYRSGKELDTSTVKLAVVVQEMVEAEVSGVMFTANPFTTATDELVINASWGLGEGIVSGILTPDQFTLDKADLTVRDVTIGPKEVRVVRNPETGQGTVTLDNDEASRARRTLDDAALVRLGDIGRRIEEHFDSLPQDVEWAYADDTFYVLQSRAVTGVDFTWDDDVDAWQWSRPHADTIWTRGFADEYWTGAITPLFYSVRGAEQTSSYQRSAKLWGADRLAALPQFKYHKAEVYFNVENQEEFLRYTCPPMFRAAASGYLPPSRAAAVAEDPFSWAGYAKIHARILGLDITQSFHKWIASVEDYMQNRIEEADGLGDEELRKLTDRALQKYIDDRMEFVEGLLYNMWSGFQIHASLVLNGLGTLLAKWYDGDNQMIFVDLITGLPQRTITLQENLDLWDLAAEIRRSPALRKLFEQSEPHEFFDKLAVHPDGAEAHRRYQQLLKDHGHRGHADRDFIFPRRIEDPSIDYRSLQALLSGDGMQRPDEQERKQAAKREAATADVIARLEAKPFGRLRADLFRMLLDYAHRFMVLRDDERHYVDRATMSKKRAFLELGRRLLARDLIERLDDVYFLTKDELYELMAERAPQALVRAKIAGRRKQFEAFDRKDAIPPMYLQHGREWIDPTEISGGDVDPRALQGLPTSPGTVEGRARVVRELDGIGCLEKGDILITNSTDPGWTPVFAIIGGLILETGGMLAHGSCLSREYGLPAVTVANACSHIADGAHIRVDGHTGMVSVLDDELAAAR